In the genome of Pseudonocardia cypriaca, the window TGCGCCGCGAGCTGCTGCGCCTGCGCGAGGTCGGTGTGCCCCACGTGCACGCCCAGCTTCATCCCGGCCGGACGGGCGTCCTGCCAGGCCTCTACCAGCGACTGCCGCTCGGCCGTGTCCATGGCCGCGAACTCGCCGGTCGTCCCGCCGACGAACGCACCGGCGACGCCCGCTGCGTGCAGGTGCGCGGCCTGCGCCGCGACGACGTCGAGGGCCAGCTTCCCGTCCGGTGTGAACGGGGTCGGCGTGGCGGCCCAGATCTCGAGCACAGCAGGTCCTCTCTCAACCCTTGGTGGCGCCGTCGGTGAGACCGGCGACGATGTAACGCTGGAGCAGCACGAACAGGACGATCACCGGCACGGCCACCACGGCGGACACGGCCATGAGCTCGTTCCACCGGGTGCCGAACGCGTTGGTCAGCTTCGCGATCACCACGCTGACCGGCTGCAGCTCGTCGCCGGTCGCCAGCGCGAGGCCGAACACGAACTCGCCCCACGCGCCGAGGAAGCTGACGACCGCCATCGTGATCACGCCGGGGATGCTGACCGGCAGGGCCACCCGGACGAACGCGCCGAAGGTCGTGCAGCCGTCCACGCGTGCCGCCTCGAGCACCTCGCCGGGCACCGACAGGAAGTACGGCCGCATGATCGTGATCGCGAGCGGGATCGAGAGCGAGCAGTTCGCGATGATCAGCCCGGCGTAGGTGTTGACCAGCCCCACCCGCCCGAACAGCACGAACATGGGCAGCGCCAGGTTGACCGCCGGGATCATCTGCACGGCGAGGAACAGCAGCAGCGCGGGCGTGACCCACCGGATGCGCAGGCGGGCGAGCGCGAACGCCGCCGGGACGGCCACGACCAGCGTGAGCAGCGTGGTCCCGGTCGCGATGACGAACGTGTTGAGCAGGCCGCGCCCGATGTCCGGGTCGTCGAAGACCGCGCTTTGGTACGCCGACAGGGTCGGCGGCACCGGCACGAGCGCGGGCGGCCGGGCG includes:
- a CDS encoding carbohydrate ABC transporter permease is translated as MTRERIRLVVAVAVTAVYLLPVYWMLNTSFKQQADVFARPPALVPVPPTLSAYQSAVFDDPDIGRGLLNTFVIATGTTLLTLVVAVPAAFALARLRIRWVTPALLLFLAVQMIPAVNLALPMFVLFGRVGLVNTYAGLIIANCSLSIPLAITIMRPYFLSVPGEVLEAARVDGCTTFGAFVRVALPVSIPGVITMAVVSFLGAWGEFVFGLALATGDELQPVSVVIAKLTNAFGTRWNELMAVSAVVAVPVIVLFVLLQRYIVAGLTDGATKG